A genome region from Sebaldella sp. S0638 includes the following:
- a CDS encoding DNA replication/repair protein RecF gives MKLKQLSLNNFRCLENKKIEFDPDFNLIYGKNGQGKTSLIEAVYFLATGKSFRTKKVKDLTLYDKTRTIVYGNFESKLSGKTIAIDFNNDKKEYYVDKNKTKYIDYVGILNVISFIPEDIEIIIGNPSVRRGFFNYEISQTKNIYLKTLIDFEKILKTRNKLIKERKTSKELYQIYNEKFIEEGSKIILMRREYVKNISILLNLNYRKLFDANSELRLKYDSFIGNIDKMTLEEIKEKFREETVKKHDREKRYGYTLVGPQKEDFIFELNGKNAKSFSSQGEKKSIIFSLKIAEIDMLIKEKNEIPVFLIDDISSYFDEIRKNSILNYFKNKNIQCFITSTEKLNIEGKKIYIDKGRILSDE, from the coding sequence ATGAAACTTAAACAGTTAAGTTTGAATAACTTTAGGTGTCTGGAGAACAAAAAAATAGAATTTGATCCGGATTTCAATCTCATATACGGAAAAAATGGACAGGGGAAAACATCATTGATCGAAGCTGTCTATTTTTTAGCCACCGGAAAAAGTTTCAGGACAAAAAAAGTAAAAGACCTGACTTTATATGATAAGACAAGGACTATTGTTTACGGAAATTTTGAGTCAAAGCTCTCAGGAAAGACAATTGCCATAGATTTTAACAATGATAAAAAAGAATACTATGTAGATAAAAATAAGACAAAGTATATAGATTATGTAGGGATATTAAACGTAATTTCTTTTATACCCGAGGATATAGAGATAATAATAGGGAATCCGTCTGTACGCCGTGGTTTTTTCAATTACGAGATTTCACAGACCAAAAATATATATTTAAAAACACTGATTGATTTTGAAAAAATATTAAAAACGAGGAATAAACTTATAAAAGAAAGAAAAACAAGCAAGGAACTTTATCAGATATATAATGAAAAGTTCATAGAAGAAGGATCAAAAATAATTCTGATGAGAAGAGAGTATGTAAAAAATATCTCAATACTTCTGAATCTCAATTACAGAAAACTTTTTGACGCTAATTCCGAACTAAGGCTAAAATATGACTCTTTCATAGGAAATATTGATAAAATGACACTTGAGGAGATAAAGGAAAAATTCAGGGAAGAAACCGTGAAAAAACATGACAGGGAAAAAAGATACGGTTATACTCTTGTGGGACCTCAAAAAGAGGATTTTATATTTGAGCTGAACGGTAAAAATGCCAAGTCATTTTCATCGCAGGGCGAAAAAAAATCCATTATATTTTCTTTGAAAATAGCTGAGATAGATATGCTGATAAAAGAAAAAAACGAGATTCCTGTATTTTTAATAGATGATATTTCCTCGTACTTTGATGAAATAAGAAAAAACAGTATTTTAAATTATTTCAAAAATAAAAATATACAGTGTTTTATTACTTCAACAGAAAAACTGAATATAGAAGGAAAAAAAATATATATAGATAAGGGGCGGATACTGTCAGATGAATAA
- the yaaA gene encoding S4 domain-containing protein YaaA encodes MREVAIKTEFIKLDQLLKWAGIVGDGGEARYHILEGNVLVNGEVEKRRGKKIYENDIIELDGEKIKIVRG; translated from the coding sequence ATGAGAGAAGTAGCGATAAAAACAGAATTTATAAAACTGGACCAGCTTTTGAAATGGGCCGGAATTGTTGGCGACGGCGGGGAAGCAAGATACCATATTCTGGAAGGAAATGTGCTGGTAAACGGAGAAGTGGAAAAAAGACGCGGGAAAAAAATCTATGAAAATGATATAATAGAACTTGACGGAGAAAAAATAAAAATAGTAAGAGGTTAG
- the dnaA gene encoding chromosomal replication initiator protein DnaA — MVDPLVLWEKIVKILKYQIDEVEFNTYIKPLNVHEFKENTLYVWVESTFMKEKVEQRYKQNMMEIINDILMMETSQRINIIFELKQIVEEKFENYISVMDNQKKLINNLNQRYRFENFVVGKGNELANAACIAISQNPGIVYNPLLIYGGSGLGKTHLMHAVGNAVLDRDPNKKVLYCTSENFNNEFINSLRAGQFANVQNFRDKFRTLDVLLIDDIQFFEKVFGQGTGSVEEEFFHTFNTLQELGKQIIMSSDRLPREIRNLSKRIESRFDSGLSVDVQKPDYETRLAILKNIADSKSVIISDEVLEFISSSISSNIRELEGALTRVIARSTLLRKAITLQLVQEDLADLLKKQQSKITANKIITTVSGYYSIPLDEMKGKKRQQEITNARQIAMFLLKDQLDLNLTTIGGLFGGRDHSTVISSIRKIETRMKEEIVLKKEIDNIKQKIVE, encoded by the coding sequence ATGGTTGATCCATTGGTCTTATGGGAAAAGATTGTAAAAATATTGAAATATCAGATTGATGAAGTGGAGTTTAATACATATATAAAACCTTTAAACGTACATGAGTTCAAGGAGAATACCCTTTATGTATGGGTAGAATCTACATTTATGAAAGAAAAAGTGGAACAGAGATACAAACAGAATATGATGGAGATAATTAACGATATACTTATGATGGAGACATCACAGAGAATTAATATTATATTCGAACTGAAACAGATAGTGGAAGAAAAGTTTGAGAACTATATCTCGGTAATGGATAATCAGAAAAAGCTGATAAATAACCTGAATCAGAGATACAGATTTGAAAACTTCGTTGTAGGAAAAGGAAACGAGCTGGCAAATGCAGCATGTATAGCAATCTCGCAAAATCCGGGAATAGTATATAATCCTTTATTGATATACGGAGGTTCGGGTCTGGGAAAAACCCATCTTATGCATGCAGTGGGAAATGCCGTTTTGGATAGAGACCCTAATAAAAAAGTATTATATTGTACTTCTGAGAATTTTAATAATGAATTTATAAACTCACTGAGAGCAGGACAGTTTGCAAATGTACAGAATTTCAGGGATAAATTCAGAACACTGGATGTACTGTTAATTGATGACATACAATTTTTTGAAAAAGTATTCGGACAAGGAACAGGGAGTGTAGAGGAAGAATTTTTCCATACATTTAATACACTTCAGGAACTGGGGAAGCAGATAATCATGTCAAGTGACAGACTTCCGAGAGAAATAAGAAACCTTTCCAAAAGAATAGAATCAAGATTCGACAGCGGACTGTCAGTAGACGTACAAAAACCGGACTATGAAACAAGACTTGCAATATTAAAGAATATAGCAGATTCTAAAAGCGTAATAATATCAGATGAAGTACTGGAATTCATATCAAGTTCCATAAGCTCTAATATAAGAGAGCTGGAAGGGGCATTGACAAGGGTAATTGCCAGATCTACACTTTTAAGAAAGGCTATAACGCTGCAGCTGGTACAGGAAGATCTTGCCGATCTGCTGAAAAAGCAGCAGTCGAAAATAACTGCAAACAAAATAATTACTACAGTATCAGGCTATTATTCAATACCTCTTGATGAAATGAAAGGTAAGAAAAGACAGCAGGAAATTACAAATGCCAGACAGATAGCAATGTTTTTACTGAAAGACCAGCTTGATCTGAATCTTACTACTATAGGAGGTCTGTTCGGGGGAAGGGATCACAGTACGGTAATAAGCAGTATCAGAAAGATTGAAACAAGAATGAAGGAAGAAATAGTATTAAAAAAAGAGATAGATAATATAAAACAGAAAATAGTAGAGTAA
- the rpmH gene encoding 50S ribosomal protein L34 produces the protein MSKKTFQPNKRKRKKDHGFKARMKTKSGRSVLKRRRTKGRKQLCA, from the coding sequence ATGAGCAAAAAAACATTTCAGCCAAACAAAAGAAAAAGAAAAAAGGATCATGGTTTTAAAGCAAGAATGAAGACTAAAAGCGGAAGATCTGTCCTTAAGAGAAGAAGAACAAAAGGTAGAAAACAATTATGTGCTTAA
- the rnpA gene encoding ribonuclease P protein component, which translates to MITLKKEKEFSKVYQRGQKKHTKYVIIIFLKNNLNEKRFGFVASKKTGNAVKRNRIKRLFREVVRLNYNKFKENYDYIIIGKAVLKDNIDSLKYEDMEKDILKGIVK; encoded by the coding sequence ATGATAACTTTAAAAAAAGAAAAAGAATTCTCAAAAGTCTACCAAAGAGGACAAAAAAAACATACTAAATATGTAATAATAATTTTCCTAAAAAATAATTTAAATGAAAAAAGGTTTGGGTTCGTAGCTAGTAAAAAAACTGGAAATGCAGTTAAGCGTAACAGAATTAAGAGACTGTTCCGCGAAGTTGTCAGATTAAACTATAATAAATTTAAAGAAAATTATGATTATATTATTATAGGAAAAGCTGTTTTGAAAGATAATATAGATTCCCTAAAATATGAAGATATGGAGAAAGATATTTTGAAAGGAATTGTAAAATGA
- the yidD gene encoding membrane protein insertion efficiency factor YidD yields MRKIMIFLIKFYQKAISPFLGGRCRFYPTCSEYTKQAIEKYGALKGSYLGLTRILKCHPFHKGGYDPLK; encoded by the coding sequence ATGAGAAAAATAATGATTTTCCTCATAAAATTTTATCAGAAAGCAATTTCCCCTTTTTTGGGAGGGAGATGTAGGTTTTATCCTACATGTTCAGAGTATACTAAACAGGCAATTGAAAAATATGGAGCATTAAAAGGATCATATTTAGGACTGACAAGAATTTTGAAATGTCATCCTTTTCACAAAGGAGGATACGATCCATTAAAATAA
- a CDS encoding YidC/Oxa1 family membrane protein insertase, translating to MTIGPLEGVILQTLKKLSEITGNYGIAIILLTALIRIIILPLTIKQEKSMKKMRDIQPEIDKLREKYKDNPQEMQIKMQEIYKKNQVNPLAGCLPLFIQMCIFITLFRVLNNANSIPNDATFLWFNLKQPDALVKLPFTGIFSAINIFPLLNTVVTFFQQKMMSTGTQDSNPQMKTMLYTLPLVILVMTYNMPSGVSLYWFTSSLLAVIQQFFIMKGRNN from the coding sequence ATGACAATAGGACCATTAGAAGGAGTAATTCTACAAACGCTAAAAAAATTATCTGAGATTACTGGAAATTACGGAATAGCAATAATTCTGCTGACAGCACTGATAAGAATAATAATACTGCCTTTGACTATAAAGCAGGAAAAATCAATGAAAAAAATGCGGGATATCCAGCCGGAAATAGATAAACTGAGGGAAAAGTACAAAGATAATCCTCAGGAAATGCAGATAAAAATGCAGGAAATATATAAAAAAAATCAGGTAAACCCATTGGCGGGATGTTTGCCTTTATTCATACAGATGTGTATTTTCATAACACTGTTTCGTGTATTAAATAATGCAAATTCAATACCTAATGACGCCACTTTTTTGTGGTTTAATCTAAAACAGCCTGATGCTCTGGTAAAATTACCATTTACAGGTATATTTTCAGCAATTAATATATTTCCGTTACTAAATACAGTTGTTACTTTTTTCCAACAAAAAATGATGAGTACAGGAACACAGGATAGTAATCCTCAAATGAAAACAATGCTTTATACATTACCGCTTGTGATTCTGGTAATGACGTATAATATGCCTTCAGGGGTTTCATTATACTGGTTTACTTCAAGTTTATTAGCAGTTATCCAACAGTTTTTCATTATGAAAGGAAGAAATAATTAA
- a CDS encoding R3H domain-containing nucleic acid-binding protein, which produces MDEVIKLKAKSEEEVEKMAKNILHLKENETFEIMVVKKPKKILFLSIEGEYEIRVVDKKKKQEINEIKKAEKEAKAQTAKKEPVKEKEKVQEKPKEKRTQEKVIREPKKVKEPREIKEKPVQAEKPERKEPEGSIENQLRAVIKEFIVASKLNVSIKNIYSKNGRYIVNLEGKDIRYLIGEKGTTLNSLEYLIGTMVRNVKVVIDSNGYKNKREESLRALARKKGEKVLETGNSIKLNPMSARERKIIHEEISFMKDLETQSVGEEPKRCLVIKKKR; this is translated from the coding sequence ATGGATGAGGTAATAAAATTAAAAGCCAAAAGTGAAGAAGAAGTCGAAAAAATGGCCAAAAATATCCTTCATTTAAAGGAAAACGAAACTTTTGAAATTATGGTTGTTAAGAAACCTAAAAAAATTTTATTCCTTAGTATTGAAGGCGAGTATGAAATACGGGTAGTAGATAAAAAGAAAAAACAAGAAATTAATGAAATAAAAAAAGCAGAAAAAGAAGCAAAAGCTCAGACAGCAAAAAAGGAACCTGTAAAAGAGAAAGAAAAAGTACAGGAAAAACCAAAAGAAAAAAGAACACAGGAAAAAGTTATAAGAGAACCAAAAAAAGTAAAAGAACCTAGAGAAATAAAAGAAAAACCGGTACAAGCCGAAAAGCCTGAAAGAAAAGAGCCGGAAGGAAGTATCGAAAATCAGCTTAGAGCTGTAATCAAAGAGTTTATAGTAGCTTCCAAGCTAAATGTCAGCATAAAAAATATATACAGCAAAAACGGGAGATACATAGTAAACCTTGAAGGAAAAGACATAAGATACCTAATAGGCGAAAAGGGAACAACGCTGAACAGCCTTGAGTATCTCATAGGAACAATGGTAAGAAATGTAAAAGTAGTAATAGATTCAAATGGTTATAAAAATAAAAGAGAAGAATCATTAAGAGCTTTGGCACGTAAAAAAGGTGAGAAAGTACTGGAAACAGGAAATTCCATTAAGCTTAACCCGATGTCCGCAAGAGAGAGAAAGATTATTCATGAAGAAATTTCTTTTATGAAAGACCTCGAAACTCAAAGCGTGGGTGAAGAGCCAAAGAGATGTTTAGTTATAAAAAAGAAGAGGTAG